The following are encoded together in the Panicum virgatum strain AP13 chromosome 6K, P.virgatum_v5, whole genome shotgun sequence genome:
- the LOC120713307 gene encoding probable carboxylesterase 15: protein MMLTARDRLMIRREWKEAIYNKAKNLRVRMYRPVGVGDASGNKLPMLIHFHGGGFCLGSCTWANVHVFCLRLAADAGAVVLSAGYHLALEHRLPAAVDEQSASPAAAGADAWLTEAADFGRVFVRWEQQVGEVGGGGNDRWG from the coding sequence TGGAAGGAGGCCATCTACAACAAGGCCAAGAACCTCCGTGTACGCATGTACAGGCCGGTCGGCGTCGGCGATGCCTCCGGGAACAAGCTGCCGATGCTCATCCACTTCCACGGCGGCGGATTCTGCCTCGGGTCGTGCACGTGGGCCAACGTGCACGTGttctgcctccgcctcgccgcggacgccggcgccgtcgtgCTCTCCGCGGGGTACCACCTCGCCCTGGAGCATCGCCTCCCCGCGGCGGTCGACGAGCAGTctgcgagccccgccgccgcgggcgctgaCGCTTGGCTCACCGAGGCCGCTGACTTCGGCCGCGTCTTCGTCAGGTGGGAACAGCAAGTGGGAGAGGTGGGTGGGGGTGGGAATGACAGGTGGGGCTAG
- the LOC120639117 gene encoding uncharacterized protein LOC120639117 isoform X2 translates to MDPCGVVLKHGSDLGTGIGRGTGRADQIASHEIGIWWCMSESETLAAHGVKSAGSESDSDARSFVDSGRISTRGKSAHGSKKQDVGSIVF, encoded by the exons ATGGATCCCTGTGGTGTGGTTTTGAAGCACGGATCAGATCTAG GAACTGGAATCGGGAGGGGTACTGGAAGGGCAGATCAGATAG CATCTCACGAGATTGGAATATGGTGGTGCATGTCAGAATCAG AGACATTAGCAGCTCATGGGGTGAAAAGTGCAGGTTCTGAATCAG ATTCCGATGCAAGGAGCTTTGTTGACAGTGGAAGGATCTCTACTAGAGGAAAAAGCGCACATG GTTCAAAGAAACAGGACGTGGGCTCGATTGTTTTCTAA
- the LOC120639117 gene encoding uncharacterized protein LOC120639117 isoform X1, whose product MDPCGVVLKHGSDLGTGIGRGTGRADQIGDFMPFAHLIISLHLVSDLDVLFCVETTASHEIGIWWCMSESETLAAHGVKSAGSESDSDARSFVDSGRISTRGKSAHGSKKQDVGSIVF is encoded by the exons ATGGATCCCTGTGGTGTGGTTTTGAAGCACGGATCAGATCTAG GAACTGGAATCGGGAGGGGTACTGGAAGGGCAGATCAGATAGGTGACTTCATGCCCTTCGCACACCTAATAATCTCTCTCCATCTCGTCTCTGATTTGGATGTTTTGTTTTGCGTGGAGACAACAGCATCTCACGAGATTGGAATATGGTGGTGCATGTCAGAATCAG AGACATTAGCAGCTCATGGGGTGAAAAGTGCAGGTTCTGAATCAG ATTCCGATGCAAGGAGCTTTGTTGACAGTGGAAGGATCTCTACTAGAGGAAAAAGCGCACATG GTTCAAAGAAACAGGACGTGGGCTCGATTGTTTTCTAA